TGTTAACATTTGCTTCAACGCTTTAATCCGCTAATTAAAATCCATGGTATAAAAGGGGCGAAAGAAATATGAAGAAGAAGCGATCACCACTAATCAATCGCTTAAGATATTTAACTCCAATTGAAAAACAATCCAATAACCACAGTCAAACCACTTATGAAAACCGTGATTGGGAACGCGCATATCGCGGAAGATGGCAGCATGATAAGGTAGTTCGCTCCACCCACGGAGTCAACTGTACAGGTTCATGCAGCTGGAACATATTTGTGAAGGATGGCATCGTGACATGGGAAGGTCAGCAGACAGACTACCCTTCAACAGGCCCTGATATGCCGGACTTTGAACCGCGCGGCTGTCCTCGAGGCGCAAGTTTTTCATGGTATATTTACAGTCCGCTTCGTGTGAAGTATCCATATGTACGCGGCATTTTATTGAACATGTGGCGTGAAGCCTTAATGGAGAATGCGAATCCTTTGGATGCATGGAAAAGTATTGTGGAAAATCCTGAGAAAGCAAAAGCTTACAAACAGGCACGTGGTAAAGGCGGTTTAGTACGGGCTGAATGGCCGGAGGTTCTTAAGCTAATCTCTTCTTCCCTTCTTTACACTGTGATCAAATATGGCCCTGACCGAAATGCTGGATTTTCACCCATTCCAGCCATGTCAATGGTCAGCTATGCTTCAGGTTCCCGATTTATGTCACTGATGGGCGGACCTATGCTGAGTTTCTACGATTGGTATGCTGACCTGCCTCCTGCTTCCCCACAAATTTGGGGTGACCAGACAGATGTACCGGAAAGCAGTGATTGGTACAATTCAGGCTACATTTTGACATGGGGTTCAAACGTGCCGCAAACCCGTACACCAGATGCTCACTTCCTTGCAGAGGTAAGATATCGCGGTACAAAAGTGGTTTCTGTTAGCCCTGACTATGCAGAGTCCACTAAATTCTCAGATGATTGGCTGAAGGTAAAACAAGGTACTGACGGTGCTCTGGCTATGGCAATGGGTCACGTCATTTTAAAAGAATTTTATGTAGATCAACAGCAAGAATATTTCATTCGTTATGCAAAGCAATATACGGACTTCCCATTTGTCGTTACATTAAAACAAGACGGTGAACACTTTATTCCAGATCGATTCCTGAATGCATCAGATCTTGGGAAAGATGTCGGCAATGGCGAGTTTAAACCTGTCCTTTGGAACGATTTAAATGACAAGCTGGTTATTCCTAATGGGACAATGGGTTCCAGATGGGAAGACAAAGCGAAATGGAATTTAAAAATGATCGATGAAGAAACAGGAGAAAGGATCGATCCAAGATTGTCATTCAAAGGTATTGAAGAAGCAATTGGAACCGTTAAGATTCCTTACTTCTCTCAAAGCGGCAATGAAATACTTTATCGAAATGTTCCTGTTAAAAAAGTGGAAGCAAATGGTGAAGTGATCTATACCACTACAGTATTCGATCTAACATTGGCCAACTATGGTGTTGACCGTGGTTTAGGGGGGCAAGCAGCCAAAACACTTGGAAATGATATTCCCTTCACACCCGCATGGCAGGAACGGATTACTGGAGTTAAACAAGAGCTGGTGACAAAAATCGCCCGTGAATTTGCTCAAAATGCTCTTGATACAAACGGGCGTTCAATGATTATTGTCGGAGCAGGAATTAATCACTGGTTTAACGCCGATACCATCTACCGAGCCGTGTTAAATCTAGTACTATTTGTCGGTGTACAAGGTGTTAACGGAGGCGGCTGGGCGCACTATGTCGGTCAGGAAAAGCTTCGCCCTGCTGAAGGCTGGCAAACGATTGCTACCGCGAAAGACTGGACAGGTCCTGCCAAATTACAAAACGGTACTTCCTTCTTCTATTTCACAACCGACCAATGGCGATACGAGGAGCAGCCGGTTAGCGAACATATTTCGCCGCTTTACAACAAGGCCCGTTATGACCATTATGCCGATTACAATGTATTGGCTGCAAGGCTAGGCTGGCTCCCATCCTATCCAACCTTTAACCAAAACGGCATTGAACTATATAAGGAAGCAGAAAAAAATGGTTATACCAATCCTGAAGAAGTTGGTAAATATGTTGCTGAGAAGCTAAAAGATCGAAAACTACAATTTGCCATTGAAGATCCAGATAATCCAGTTAATTTCCCTAGGAATCTATTTGTCTGGCGTTCTAATTTGATTTCCAGTTCGGGAAAAGGTCATGAATATTTCTTGAAGCACCTGCTGGGTACAACCAATGGCTTGCTGAATGATGATGGAGACTCCTTAAGACCGGAAGAAGTGAAATGGCATGACGATGCACCAGAAGGAAAACTAGACTTGTTGATTAATCTTGATTTCCGTATGGCAGGCACGGCGCTTTATTCTGATATCGTTCTCCCTGCTGCCACATGGTATGAAAAGCATGATTTAAGCAGTACGGATATGCATCCATTTATCCATCCATTTAATCCGGCGATTTCATCTCCTTGGGAATCCCGTTCTGATTGGGATATTTTTAAACTATTAGCCAAAACCGTCTCCGAACTGGCTGCAACGTTAAATATAGAGCCGATGAAAGAAATAGTTGCAACACCACTGTTACATGATACACCACAAGAATTGGCTCAGCCGCTTGGGAAGATCAAGGATTGGAGCAAGGGTGAATGCGAACAAATCCCAGGGAAAACAATGCCGCAAATTCATGTGGTCGAACGAGATTACAAACTGATTTTTGCCAAAATGACCTCCCTTGGTCCTAATGTAAAAAATGCACCTTATGGTATTAAAGGAATCAATTGGTCAGCAGCAGATGAATATGAAAAATTGAAAAAAGTGTTAGGTACTGTCTGCGGAGGCGTTGGGGATGGCTGTCCAAAAATTGAAACAGCTAAAAGCGTTTCCGATGCGATTTTAACGTTATCGTCAACATCTAATGGACGAATGGCTGTCAAGGCATGGGAAGCATTGGAGAAGAAAACGGATCTTGAATTAGTTGACTTGGCTGCTGAACGTGAAGAGGAATGCTTTACATTTGAGCAAATTACAGCACAGCCAAAAACAGTCATCACCTCCCCTGCTTTCAGCGGCTCTGAAAAAGGCGGCCGCAGGTACTCACCATTTACAACAAATGTTGAGCGGCTGATTCCGTGGAGAACGGTAACGGGAAGACAATCTTTCTATGTTGACCACGAGATGATGCAGGAATTTGGTGAAGCGATGGCAACCTTTAAGCCGATTTTGAACCATAAACCATTTAGGAAAAATCGGCCAGAGGTCGAAGGAAAAGAGATTGTTTTAAATTATTTGACACCGCATAATAAATGGTCCGTTCACAGCATGTATTTTGATTCACAGCCGATGCTTACCCTTTTCCGCGGCGGACCGACTGTATGGATGAATAAAGATGATGCAGCCGATGTGGGAATTATGGACAATGATTGGATTGAATGCTTTAACCGAAATGGCGTTGTCGTTGCCAGAGCAGTTGTCTCCCATCGGATTCCAAGAGGAATGGCCTTTATGCACCATGCACAAGACCGGCATATTAATGTGCCAGGTACCAAATTAACAAACAACCGCGGCGGGACTCACAACAGCCCAACCCGTATTCATGTGAAGCCGACACATATGATTGGCGGTTATGGACAACTGAGTTATGGCTTTAACTATTACGGACCAACTGGAAACCAACGTGACTTAAATGTTGTCATCCGTAAACTTAAGGAGGTTGATTGGCTTGAAGATTAAAGCACAAATCGGAATGGTCATGAATCTAGATAAATGTATTGGCTGCCATACATGCAGTGTGACGTGCAAAAACACCTGGACAAATCGTCCAGGTGCGGAATATATGTACTTTAATAATGTAGAAACAAAGCCAGGCATCGGTTACCCAAAACGTTGGGAAGATCAGGAGCAGTATAAAGGCGGCTGGGAAGTAAAAAATGGCAAGCTTCAATTAAAATCCGGTTCAAAAGCGAATCGTTTGCTTAACCTGTTTTTCAACCCGAATCTTCCGGAAATCGATGATTATTATGAGCCTTGGAATTATGATTATGAAACATTAACAAATAGTCCAGAGCGAAAAACCCAGCCAGTTGCCCGTCCTAAATCAGCTCTTACTGGTGAATTTATGGAGATACTTTGGGGACCTAACTGGGAAGATGATCTCGCAGGAGGTCACGTAACCGGCCTCCGCGACCCAAATGTTGAAAAAATGGAAAACCAAATTCGTACGGAATTTGAAGATGTTTTCATGATGTATCTGCCAAGAATTTGCGAACACTGTGTCAATCCTTCATGTGTTAGCGCCTGTCCTTCTGGTGCCATGTATAAGCGTGATGAAGATGGGATTGTCTTAGTTGACCAAAACGCCTGCCGCGGTTGGAGACATTGTGTATCCTCTTGTCCATATAAGAAGGTTTATTTTAACTGGCAGACAAATAAAGCGGAAAAATGTACCTTATGCTTTCCGAGAATTGAGGCAGGCCTTCCTACGATATGCTCGGAAACATGTGTCGGCCGTATACGTTATCTTGGTGTCATGCTATATGATGCTGATAAAGTCCAAGATGCCGCGACGGCTGAAGAAAAAGATCTTTATCATGCACAATTGGGAATTTTCCTTGATCCGCATGATCCTGAAATCATTGCGAAAGCACGTGAAGAAGGCATTCCAATGGAATGGATTGAAGCTGCACAAACTTCTCCAATCTATAAGATGATCATTGATTGGAAAATCGCCCTTCCGCTCCATCCGGAATATCGGACAATGCCTATGGTTTGGTATATTCCACCTTTAAGCCCGATCATGAATATGTTTGAAGGTGTCGGAAGCAGTTCAAGTGCTGAGGATATTTTCCCTGCCATTGAGCAAATGCGGATTCCTATTGAATACTTGGCTAACCTTCTTACTGCAGGTGATCAATCCCATATCCGGAACGTTTTGAAAAAGATGGCGGCAATGAGGACCTATATGAGAAGTATACAAACGAACAAGCAGACGAATACGGCAGTAATCGAAAAATTAGGATTAACAGAACAGGATATGAAGGACATGTACCGCCTCCTGGCCATTGCTAAATATAATGACCGCTTCGTGATTCCTGCTTCTCACCGCGAAGAAGTAGCGGATCTCTATAATGAACAGGGAAGCTGCGGCCTTGCGTTTGCCGGCGGTCCAGGTGCCTGCGGAACATTATAATCCTACGTTTAGAGAAGGCGAGTTATTCGCAAAGCCCCTCTCCCCTATTAAGAAAATGGCTCGAAATTGATATTGGAGTGGGGTGCAACAGCCATTAAAAAATATAATGAGAAAGCAGGTGAAATCCATGAATGATTCAAATGTGCAGGAAATCTTTCAACTGTGTTCTTACTTATTAACTTACCCTGACAAGGATTTTATTGCTTCCCTATCTGAGGCCGAAGATGAACTGGAATTCCTGACACGCTCTTCTGCAAAGGATGAATTAAAATGGTTTTTCAAAAAAGCGATGGCACTGGAACCTGAAGAACTAGTAGCAGCTTATATCCATACATTTGATTTTGGAAAGAAAACAAATTTATATATAACGTATATGTCGAACGGTGAACAACGTGAACGCGGCATGGACCTGCTCTTTTTGAAAAACTATTACCAATTATACGGTTTCGAGGTAACAGATAAAGAATTACCGGATTATTTACCAATCATGCTTGAATTTGCAGGTCAAGTTGAAGTTGAAATCATGAAGCCTATTTTTGAAAGATACTTTGCTAATATTAAAGAAATTGCTGATCATTTACATCCTGAACAAAATTTATATGGACATATTATGAAATCGATCATATTAGCTCTAAAAGAAGCAGGCATCAAAAAAACTGTACGAAGGAGTGATACAAATGTTTGACCAATTTTTATGGGTAGTTCTCCCCTATATCGTCTTAACCATTTTTATTGGCGGTCATATATATAGATATCAGCGAGACCAGTTTGGCTGGACATCCAAATCTAGTGAATTGTTAGAGAAAAAATTACTCCGAGTTGGCAGCAATCTTTTTCATTGGGGAATTATTTTTGTTTTTTTCGGCCATGTGATGGGGCTATTAATTCCGGTTGAATTGTATGAATCAATGGGAGTTTCCGAGCATCAATACCATTTAATCGCATTAATTGGAGGGATTCCTGCAGGAGTCGCAGCAGCTATTGGCATTATCATTCTTTGCTATCGACGAATCAGCGTCCGCAGACTTGTTGCTACTAGTTCAACTGGGGACTGGATTTCCCTTTTATTGCTTACAATCGTTATTTTAACAGGGATTTCTGCCACATTCTTGAATGTAGATCCTAAAGGGTTTGACTACAGAACAACCATTGGGCCTTGGTTAAGAGGGATTTTAACTTTCCGGGCAAATGCCATTTCAATGAATAGTGTGCCGATTTGGTTTAAAATTCATATTTTAGCTGTCCTTGGCATTTTTGCTGTATGGCCATTCACTCGTCTTGTTCATGTATTTAGCGTACCTCTTCGCTACTTAAGTCGCAGCTATGTGATCTATCGTAAACGCAGCCCTAAAAATATTTAAAGGCGAAAAGCACTTCTTGATTGAAGTGCTTTTTTGAATTTATTGACGCTCTTAAACTTCCACTATGTTTCATTTTTCGTTGTGTGGCTCCTGCTGGGTGCTGGGTACCCACTTCGGAACGGCTCCGAACAAGAAAATTCTCATTCATGTATGAGAGAATATAGTTTCTCTAAACCTTCCAATAATCGCGGTGAGGGTCGGCAATATAATTCTTCCTCTAGAATAAGAATTTGATTGTCACTAGTAAATCCTAGTTGTTCAAACCCTTCCCGCTTTTTAACGACCGATTTTTGAACCTTTTCTTTGCGAACACCAACCCAGGCGAGACAAATGAAATCCGGTTTCCTATTTAGAACGTCTTTCCATTCCGTTTGAATACTTGCTAATTCAACATCACCGAAAACATTTACAGCCCCAGCTGCTTCAGAAAGTTCGGTCAGCCAGTTCACTTTTCCAGGTGTAAAAATGGGTTTAGGCCACCATTCCCAGTAAAGCCTTGGACGTTTTGTTGCTTTTTCTGATCGTTGCTTAACTTCTTCAAGTCGTTGTCGAAAGTTTTCTGCTGCTTCTATTCCCCGTCTTTTTTCTCCCAATGCTTCTGCAGTTATTAAAAGGTCTTGTTCAATTTCTCTCAGGGATTGCGGATTCAATACAATATGCGGAATTCCTCGTTCCTTTAATGCTTCTACGTTTTTCTCCATTCCCGGAACACTTAATGAAGCAAGGACCAGGTCAGGTTGCAGCTCCTCTACGAGCTCCATATTAATAGATAAATCCGGACCCAGCTTTGGCAGATTCGCAGTTGAAGCCGGCCAATCTGAATAATCATCAACCCCAACAAGCCAATCAGATAGTCCCAAGTATTCAATTAATTCTGTATTGCTTGGACAAATCGAAACAATACGCATGTATTTCCCCTCCCTAATCTTTCATTTTTAAAAAAATTTTTCCTGTTTTTCCTAATCTTAATAAAAAGTTAAGATAATTTGATTATTTTAATCGCATAATAATAAACATGAACGGAGCAGAAAATATGGTAAAATTCATCATTTCACTATTTATGTCATTGAATTTTTTCGGTTACCATCCTTTTCAGTCTGAGCATGCTCAAGTAAATCAGTCCAAAGAGGCCCATGTTGCCGAACAAAGCAATCAAACACTTCAAACAGTCCACCAAATATCGGAGAATCAGAACAATAGCATTTTACAAACGGAACCAAAGCTCCAGTTTGCCGTGATCAGTGATACGCATATATCAACAATTTCATGGAACGGAACTAAATTGAAAGCCGCACTAAAGGATTTAAAAAAAGTTGCCC
Above is a genomic segment from Neobacillus endophyticus containing:
- the narJ gene encoding nitrate reductase molybdenum cofactor assembly chaperone codes for the protein MNDSNVQEIFQLCSYLLTYPDKDFIASLSEAEDELEFLTRSSAKDELKWFFKKAMALEPEELVAAYIHTFDFGKKTNLYITYMSNGEQRERGMDLLFLKNYYQLYGFEVTDKELPDYLPIMLEFAGQVEVEIMKPIFERYFANIKEIADHLHPEQNLYGHIMKSIILALKEAGIKKTVRRSDTNV
- a CDS encoding cobalamin-binding protein, which translates into the protein MRIVSICPSNTELIEYLGLSDWLVGVDDYSDWPASTANLPKLGPDLSINMELVEELQPDLVLASLSVPGMEKNVEALKERGIPHIVLNPQSLREIEQDLLITAEALGEKRRGIEAAENFRQRLEEVKQRSEKATKRPRLYWEWWPKPIFTPGKVNWLTELSEAAGAVNVFGDVELASIQTEWKDVLNRKPDFICLAWVGVRKEKVQKSVVKKREGFEQLGFTSDNQILILEEELYCRPSPRLLEGLEKLYSLIHE
- the narI gene encoding respiratory nitrate reductase subunit gamma, which encodes MFDQFLWVVLPYIVLTIFIGGHIYRYQRDQFGWTSKSSELLEKKLLRVGSNLFHWGIIFVFFGHVMGLLIPVELYESMGVSEHQYHLIALIGGIPAGVAAAIGIIILCYRRISVRRLVATSSTGDWISLLLLTIVILTGISATFLNVDPKGFDYRTTIGPWLRGILTFRANAISMNSVPIWFKIHILAVLGIFAVWPFTRLVHVFSVPLRYLSRSYVIYRKRSPKNI
- a CDS encoding nitrate reductase subunit alpha — protein: MKKKRSPLINRLRYLTPIEKQSNNHSQTTYENRDWERAYRGRWQHDKVVRSTHGVNCTGSCSWNIFVKDGIVTWEGQQTDYPSTGPDMPDFEPRGCPRGASFSWYIYSPLRVKYPYVRGILLNMWREALMENANPLDAWKSIVENPEKAKAYKQARGKGGLVRAEWPEVLKLISSSLLYTVIKYGPDRNAGFSPIPAMSMVSYASGSRFMSLMGGPMLSFYDWYADLPPASPQIWGDQTDVPESSDWYNSGYILTWGSNVPQTRTPDAHFLAEVRYRGTKVVSVSPDYAESTKFSDDWLKVKQGTDGALAMAMGHVILKEFYVDQQQEYFIRYAKQYTDFPFVVTLKQDGEHFIPDRFLNASDLGKDVGNGEFKPVLWNDLNDKLVIPNGTMGSRWEDKAKWNLKMIDEETGERIDPRLSFKGIEEAIGTVKIPYFSQSGNEILYRNVPVKKVEANGEVIYTTTVFDLTLANYGVDRGLGGQAAKTLGNDIPFTPAWQERITGVKQELVTKIAREFAQNALDTNGRSMIIVGAGINHWFNADTIYRAVLNLVLFVGVQGVNGGGWAHYVGQEKLRPAEGWQTIATAKDWTGPAKLQNGTSFFYFTTDQWRYEEQPVSEHISPLYNKARYDHYADYNVLAARLGWLPSYPTFNQNGIELYKEAEKNGYTNPEEVGKYVAEKLKDRKLQFAIEDPDNPVNFPRNLFVWRSNLISSSGKGHEYFLKHLLGTTNGLLNDDGDSLRPEEVKWHDDAPEGKLDLLINLDFRMAGTALYSDIVLPAATWYEKHDLSSTDMHPFIHPFNPAISSPWESRSDWDIFKLLAKTVSELAATLNIEPMKEIVATPLLHDTPQELAQPLGKIKDWSKGECEQIPGKTMPQIHVVERDYKLIFAKMTSLGPNVKNAPYGIKGINWSAADEYEKLKKVLGTVCGGVGDGCPKIETAKSVSDAILTLSSTSNGRMAVKAWEALEKKTDLELVDLAAEREEECFTFEQITAQPKTVITSPAFSGSEKGGRRYSPFTTNVERLIPWRTVTGRQSFYVDHEMMQEFGEAMATFKPILNHKPFRKNRPEVEGKEIVLNYLTPHNKWSVHSMYFDSQPMLTLFRGGPTVWMNKDDAADVGIMDNDWIECFNRNGVVVARAVVSHRIPRGMAFMHHAQDRHINVPGTKLTNNRGGTHNSPTRIHVKPTHMIGGYGQLSYGFNYYGPTGNQRDLNVVIRKLKEVDWLED
- the narH gene encoding nitrate reductase subunit beta, with translation MKIKAQIGMVMNLDKCIGCHTCSVTCKNTWTNRPGAEYMYFNNVETKPGIGYPKRWEDQEQYKGGWEVKNGKLQLKSGSKANRLLNLFFNPNLPEIDDYYEPWNYDYETLTNSPERKTQPVARPKSALTGEFMEILWGPNWEDDLAGGHVTGLRDPNVEKMENQIRTEFEDVFMMYLPRICEHCVNPSCVSACPSGAMYKRDEDGIVLVDQNACRGWRHCVSSCPYKKVYFNWQTNKAEKCTLCFPRIEAGLPTICSETCVGRIRYLGVMLYDADKVQDAATAEEKDLYHAQLGIFLDPHDPEIIAKAREEGIPMEWIEAAQTSPIYKMIIDWKIALPLHPEYRTMPMVWYIPPLSPIMNMFEGVGSSSSAEDIFPAIEQMRIPIEYLANLLTAGDQSHIRNVLKKMAAMRTYMRSIQTNKQTNTAVIEKLGLTEQDMKDMYRLLAIAKYNDRFVIPASHREEVADLYNEQGSCGLAFAGGPGACGTL